A genome region from Cognatishimia activa includes the following:
- the hemN gene encoding oxygen-independent coproporphyrinogen III oxidase: protein MDKISTLRRYGLFDAKVPRYTSYPPANRFEQDVGARHQRNWLEQLPAHDPVSVYIHIPFCRRLCWFCACRTQGTKTLSPVEGYIEDLITEIEVASDLPREKLKMARLHLGGGTPTLLSPALMDRLLDAVFAAFDLAEGFEFSVEIDPTEAAPDLLALLAKRGMRRASIGVQDFNLKVQKAIGRLQSFEQTQVVCDILRGHGVHSLNVDFLYGLPHQTVQSLSETLDQVVLLKPNRLALYGYAHVPHVSKRQSMIPSEHLPGPETRFDMSELARERLCAIGFEPLGIDHFALPDDSLACAARQGRMRRNFQGYTDDPCETLIGFGASAISRFRRGYCQNAVSTSAYRQRVQTYGLAGHKGYYMREEDRLLAGLVEQIMCTHGIDVSRLVESTEQSEIYFASLIDALCQQFADIVDPQPLGLSIRPGYEAAARLICAHLDAALSVQHTHSLAI from the coding sequence ATGGACAAGATAAGTACCCTTCGACGCTATGGCCTCTTTGACGCCAAAGTGCCGCGCTATACCAGCTATCCGCCTGCAAATCGCTTTGAGCAGGACGTGGGTGCTCGCCATCAGCGCAACTGGCTTGAACAGCTGCCAGCGCATGATCCCGTTTCGGTATATATTCATATTCCATTTTGTCGTCGCCTCTGTTGGTTCTGTGCCTGTCGTACACAAGGCACCAAGACGCTGTCGCCGGTTGAAGGGTATATCGAAGATCTCATAACCGAGATTGAAGTCGCGTCAGACCTCCCACGCGAAAAGTTGAAAATGGCGCGGCTTCACTTGGGAGGTGGTACACCTACGCTCTTAAGCCCTGCACTTATGGATCGTCTGCTTGATGCGGTTTTCGCTGCATTTGACCTTGCCGAAGGCTTCGAGTTCTCGGTGGAAATCGATCCGACCGAAGCAGCGCCTGATTTGTTAGCGCTTTTGGCAAAGCGGGGCATGCGACGCGCCAGCATCGGGGTTCAGGACTTTAACCTCAAGGTGCAAAAGGCCATTGGCCGCCTTCAAAGCTTTGAGCAAACGCAAGTGGTCTGCGACATCCTGAGAGGGCATGGTGTCCACAGCTTGAATGTGGACTTCCTCTATGGGTTGCCTCACCAAACCGTGCAGAGTCTGAGCGAGACATTGGATCAGGTCGTTCTGCTGAAACCCAACCGATTGGCCCTTTATGGCTACGCGCATGTACCGCATGTTTCAAAGCGCCAATCCATGATCCCCTCGGAGCACCTGCCGGGCCCTGAAACCCGTTTCGACATGTCGGAACTGGCTCGAGAGCGCCTCTGTGCGATTGGGTTTGAGCCTTTGGGAATCGATCACTTTGCGCTCCCTGATGACAGTCTTGCATGCGCGGCTCGGCAGGGGCGGATGCGGCGCAATTTTCAGGGCTATACCGACGATCCTTGCGAAACCCTGATCGGATTTGGAGCGTCCGCCATTTCGCGATTCCGTCGGGGGTATTGCCAGAATGCCGTGTCGACCTCTGCCTACAGACAAAGGGTGCAAACCTACGGGCTGGCAGGGCACAAGGGGTATTACATGCGCGAAGAGGACCGGCTTCTGGCCGGGCTCGTCGAGCAGATTATGTGCACGCACGGGATTGACGTCAGTCGACTGGTCGAAAGCACTGAACAGTCAGAGATCTATTTTGCGTCCTTGATTGATGCGCTTTGCCAGCAATTTGCTGACATCGTGGATCCGCAACCTCTGGGCCTGTCCATTCGCCCGGGCTACGAAGCCGCGGCCCGTTTGATCTGCGCACATCTGGATGCGGCACTGTCGGTACAGCACACGCATAGCCTCGCGATTTAG
- the fnrL gene encoding transcriptional regulator FnrL: MTFVFNEREKCGSCPIRHRAICARCDEDELTLLEDMKSYQTFEAGQPIIWRGDDLTHFASVVSGIASLSRTLEDGRTQMVGLLLPSDFIGRPGRETVDFDVTAVTEVTLCRFQRRPFEDLVDRVPHIAQRMMEMALDELTAAREWMVLLGRKTAREKIATFLEMIVRRETVPTQSIQEYQLPLTREEIANFLGLTLETISRQLTSLKKDGVVEFIDRRHFRIKDLNALHLASGDDADGGVIV, encoded by the coding sequence ATGACTTTTGTTTTCAACGAACGCGAAAAATGCGGCAGCTGCCCAATCCGTCACCGTGCCATCTGTGCGCGCTGTGACGAAGACGAGCTGACCTTGCTAGAGGATATGAAATCCTATCAGACCTTTGAGGCTGGTCAGCCGATCATTTGGCGCGGGGATGACTTGACGCATTTTGCCTCGGTGGTTTCTGGGATCGCGTCCCTGTCCAGAACGCTGGAAGACGGGCGCACGCAAATGGTTGGCCTGCTTTTGCCGTCAGACTTTATCGGTCGCCCTGGCCGCGAGACGGTGGATTTCGACGTCACGGCCGTCACAGAAGTCACACTGTGCCGCTTTCAACGCCGCCCGTTTGAAGACCTCGTAGACCGAGTCCCGCATATCGCGCAGCGCATGATGGAAATGGCGCTGGACGAACTGACGGCAGCGCGAGAGTGGATGGTTCTTCTGGGGCGCAAAACCGCTCGGGAAAAGATCGCGACGTTTCTTGAGATGATCGTGCGGCGCGAAACAGTTCCGACCCAGTCCATTCAGGAATACCAACTGCCCCTGACACGCGAAGAAATCGCGAACTTTCTTGGCCTCACGCTGGAAACGATCAGCCGCCAGCTGACGTCGCTTAAGAAAGACGGAGTTGTTGAGTTCATCGATCGCCGCCATTTTCGGATCAAAGATCTGAATGCGCTGCATTTAGCCAGCGGAGACGACGCGGACGGCGGCGTCATCGTTTAA
- the ccoN gene encoding cytochrome-c oxidase, cbb3-type subunit I, producing MMVFRLVALALVVLVAAYAADQGRDLAFRIHGLIILLVAGMLFLWELRRSDAPAPVHAQGDYKDDVVRAGVIATAFWGMAGLAVGVLIAFQLAFPALNFDWGAPFTNFGRLRPLHTSAVIFAFGGNALLAASFYIVQRTSRVRLFGGNLVWFVFWGYQLFIVLAATGYLLGATQSKEYAEPEWYVDIWLTIVWVCYLIVFLGTILRRKERHIYVANWFFLAFIITIAMLHVVNNLAVPVSIWGSKSVQLFSGVQDAMTQWWYGHNAVGFFLTAGFLGMMYYFVPKQANRPVYSYKLSIVHFWALIFLYIWAGPHHLHYTALPDWASTLGMVFSVVLWMPSWAGMMNGLMTLNGAWDKIRTDPIIRFLVASLAFYGMATFEGPMMSIRAVNSLSHYTDWTVGHVHSGALGWNGMIIFAMVYFLTPRLWNRGSMYSNAAMNWHFWLAMIGIVLYAASMWVSGIMEGLMWREVDDQGFLVNSFADTVSAKFPMYVVRGLGGVLYLGGAALMCWNMWMTIRGYEPVTQKVATMTPPAGATAAPAATPAE from the coding sequence ATGATGGTTTTTAGGCTTGTCGCACTCGCACTCGTGGTGCTTGTTGCGGCTTATGCGGCGGATCAGGGACGCGACCTGGCGTTTCGAATCCATGGTTTGATAATTCTGCTGGTGGCGGGGATGTTGTTCCTTTGGGAATTGCGTCGCTCGGATGCGCCTGCACCTGTTCACGCACAGGGCGACTATAAAGACGATGTCGTCCGCGCCGGCGTGATCGCGACGGCCTTTTGGGGCATGGCGGGTCTTGCGGTTGGGGTCTTGATCGCTTTTCAACTCGCGTTTCCTGCGCTGAATTTCGACTGGGGCGCGCCGTTCACAAACTTTGGTCGCCTGCGTCCACTGCACACCAGTGCGGTGATTTTTGCCTTTGGTGGCAACGCCTTGCTGGCCGCGAGCTTCTACATCGTGCAACGGACCTCTCGGGTGCGCCTCTTTGGCGGCAATCTGGTGTGGTTTGTATTCTGGGGATACCAGCTGTTCATTGTGCTGGCCGCCACCGGATACCTTCTGGGCGCAACTCAGTCCAAAGAATATGCCGAGCCGGAATGGTATGTTGATATCTGGCTGACCATCGTTTGGGTTTGCTACCTGATCGTGTTCCTTGGCACGATCCTGCGCCGCAAAGAGCGTCATATCTACGTCGCCAACTGGTTCTTCCTGGCCTTCATCATCACCATTGCCATGCTGCATGTGGTCAACAATCTGGCCGTGCCTGTCAGCATCTGGGGCAGCAAATCTGTGCAGCTTTTCTCGGGTGTGCAGGATGCGATGACCCAATGGTGGTATGGCCACAACGCGGTGGGCTTCTTCCTGACTGCGGGTTTCCTGGGCATGATGTACTATTTCGTGCCGAAACAGGCGAACCGTCCGGTTTATTCCTATAAACTGTCCATCGTGCACTTCTGGGCGCTGATCTTCCTCTATATCTGGGCGGGTCCGCACCACTTGCACTACACGGCTCTGCCTGATTGGGCTTCAACACTGGGTATGGTGTTCTCGGTCGTACTTTGGATGCCGTCCTGGGCCGGTATGATGAACGGTCTGATGACGCTGAATGGCGCATGGGACAAGATCCGCACCGATCCGATCATTCGCTTCCTCGTGGCCAGCCTCGCCTTTTACGGCATGGCAACCTTCGAAGGCCCAATGATGTCGATCCGCGCGGTCAACAGCCTTAGCCACTACACCGACTGGACAGTTGGACACGTGCATTCCGGTGCGCTGGGTTGGAACGGTATGATCATCTTTGCGATGGTTTACTTCCTGACACCTCGCCTCTGGAACCGTGGATCCATGTATTCCAACGCGGCGATGAACTGGCACTTCTGGCTCGCGATGATCGGAATCGTGCTCTACGCAGCCTCCATGTGGGTCTCGGGCATTATGGAAGGCCTGATGTGGCGCGAAGTTGATGACCAAGGCTTCCTTGTGAACAGCTTTGCCGACACCGTCAGCGCCAAGTTCCCAATGTATGTGGTGCGCGGATTGGGTGGGGTTCTCTACCTCGGTGGTGCTGCGCTCATGTGCTGGAACATGTGGATGACCATCCGTGGCTATGAGCCGGTCACCCAGAAAGTCGCAACCATGACACCTCCGGCGGGCGCCACTGCGGCCCCAGCTGCAACCCCCGCTGAATAA
- the ccoO gene encoding cytochrome-c oxidase, cbb3-type subunit II — protein MALIDKHVILERSPTLLLAFSLSVVTIGGIVEIAPLFWLENTIEEVEGVRPYSPLELAGRDIYIREGCYTCHSQMIRPMRDEVERYGHYSLAAESMYDHPHQWGSKRTGPDLARVGGRYSDEWHLDHLIDPQSVVPESVMPSYGFLMEARLDGDHIGELMETHRFVGVPYTDEQIANAYADFRVQADPNSDWDDMAERYPGAAIGNFDGQPELTEMDALIAYMQMLGTLVDFSTFVPDASR, from the coding sequence ATGGCTTTGATCGACAAACACGTCATCCTTGAACGCAGCCCGACACTTCTGCTGGCCTTCTCGCTGTCGGTTGTGACGATCGGCGGGATCGTGGAAATCGCGCCGCTCTTTTGGCTGGAAAACACCATCGAAGAGGTAGAGGGCGTCCGCCCCTACTCTCCTCTCGAGCTGGCCGGGCGGGATATCTATATCCGCGAAGGCTGTTACACCTGCCACAGCCAGATGATCCGCCCGATGCGGGATGAGGTCGAGCGCTATGGTCACTATTCGCTGGCGGCCGAGAGCATGTATGACCACCCGCATCAATGGGGGTCTAAACGCACGGGGCCTGATCTGGCGCGGGTCGGTGGACGCTATTCTGATGAATGGCATCTGGACCACCTGATCGACCCACAATCGGTTGTGCCCGAAAGCGTCATGCCCAGCTATGGCTTCCTGATGGAGGCCCGTCTGGACGGCGATCACATCGGCGAATTGATGGAGACCCACCGTTTCGTCGGCGTGCCTTACACGGACGAGCAGATTGCCAATGCCTATGCTGATTTCCGCGTGCAGGCCGATCCTAACAGCGATTGGGACGATATGGCAGAGCGCTATCCCGGTGCCGCCATCGGCAACTTTGACGGGCAACCAGAGCTGACCGAAATGGATGCTTTGATCGCCTACATGCAGATGCTTGGCACTCTGGTCGACTTCTCGACCTTTGTTCCAGACGCAAGCCGGTAG
- a CDS encoding cbb3-type cytochrome c oxidase subunit 3 translates to METYSFLRAFADSWFLIAMFTFFLGACAFAFWPTLRGAREDAAGIPLRDDAPGCAKNCAACACKTDFIEGPHNG, encoded by the coding sequence ATGGAAACCTACAGCTTCCTCAGAGCCTTCGCAGACAGTTGGTTCCTGATCGCAATGTTCACGTTCTTTCTGGGGGCCTGCGCTTTCGCCTTTTGGCCGACGCTGCGCGGGGCACGCGAAGACGCCGCCGGAATTCCGCTGCGCGATGACGCCCCGGGTTGCGCCAAAAACTGCGCTGCCTGTGCCTGTAAAACAGATTTCATTGAGGGTCCGCACAATGGCTGA
- the ccoP gene encoding cytochrome-c oxidase, cbb3-type subunit III, with protein MAEPRIDELTGRETMGHDFDGIEELNNPMPRWWLISFYLLIIWGIGYTIAYPAWPMISGASKGLLGYSTRGEVAADITAHEAANAELVTALLAQDMGEFDPQSDLHRYAAARGGAVFRAQCSQCHGAGAAGGEGYPNLLDNDWLWGGSLKDVAYSIRHGIRNQTDDDARYSEMPAFKDILEAEQIAAIAAFIPTLPQADWESEAGVLFTDNCASCHGDQGTGDRELGAPNLADALWLYGGDQETLVETITYSRFGVMPAWGQRLSEEDVRAVATYVHALGGGE; from the coding sequence ATGGCTGAACCACGTATTGACGAACTGACCGGTCGCGAGACCATGGGCCATGACTTTGACGGCATCGAAGAGCTGAACAACCCGATGCCACGCTGGTGGCTGATCAGCTTCTACCTGCTGATCATCTGGGGCATTGGCTATACAATCGCCTATCCTGCCTGGCCGATGATTTCCGGCGCGAGCAAAGGCTTGCTCGGATATTCCACACGCGGAGAAGTCGCCGCCGATATCACAGCGCACGAAGCCGCCAACGCAGAACTGGTCACGGCACTGCTTGCCCAGGACATGGGTGAATTCGATCCACAGTCGGATCTGCACCGCTATGCTGCTGCGCGGGGTGGCGCGGTCTTTCGGGCGCAATGCAGCCAGTGCCACGGGGCCGGTGCTGCGGGGGGCGAGGGCTATCCGAACCTTTTGGACAATGACTGGCTTTGGGGCGGTTCGCTTAAGGACGTTGCCTACTCGATCCGCCACGGTATTCGGAACCAGACCGACGACGACGCGCGCTATTCGGAAATGCCTGCCTTTAAAGACATTCTTGAAGCAGAGCAGATCGCGGCGATTGCGGCCTTTATTCCCACCCTGCCCCAAGCGGATTGGGAAAGTGAGGCAGGTGTCCTGTTTACAGACAACTGCGCCTCATGCCACGGCGATCAGGGCACAGGTGACCGCGAGTTGGGGGCGCCCAACCTCGCAGATGCTCTCTGGCTCTATGGGGGCGACCAAGAGACCTTGGTTGAGACAATCACCTATTCCCGCTTTGGTGTCATGCCCGCTTGGGGCCAGCGCCTCAGCGAGGAAGACGTCCGCGCCGTGGCAACCTATGTGCATGCCCTGGGTGGCGGCGAATAA
- the ccoG gene encoding cytochrome c oxidase accessory protein CcoG: MPESSTSLYAAREPIFPRRVSGRFRNLKWVIMVVTLGIYYLTPWIRWDRGPNLPDQAVLVDLAGRRFYFFWIEIWPHEFYFVAGLLIMAGLGLFLFTSALGRVWCGYTCPQTVWTDLFILVERWIEGDRNARVKLHHAGWSVRKARLRLTKWIVWALIGLGTGGAWVFYFADAPTLFRDLINLEAAPVAYATIAILTATTFVFGGFMREQVCIYMCPWPRIQGAMMDNDTLTVGYRDWRGEPRGKARDANAGDCVDCMACVNVCPMGIDIRDGQQMECITCALCIDACDDVMDKLGRDRGLIDYLALSDAPREEAGEKPKPIWHHVLRRRTVLYTAIWSLVGFAMVYALFMRPEIEMTVAPVRNPTFVTLSDGSIRNAYELRLRNKHGAERMFGIHVNGDAMWVLGLEGSPYSAVPVAANETLKLRVYVTAPVGSESAQAAETPLRFWVDDLANGERAYKNTIFNGSGS; encoded by the coding sequence ATGCCTGAGTCGAGTACCTCTCTTTATGCCGCACGCGAGCCGATTTTCCCCAGACGGGTGTCGGGTCGGTTCCGGAACCTCAAATGGGTGATCATGGTGGTCACTCTTGGCATTTATTACCTGACGCCCTGGATCCGTTGGGACCGCGGTCCAAACCTGCCAGATCAGGCAGTTCTCGTGGACCTCGCAGGGCGCCGATTTTATTTCTTCTGGATCGAGATCTGGCCGCATGAATTTTACTTTGTCGCGGGTCTTTTGATCATGGCAGGCCTTGGCCTGTTTCTATTCACATCGGCATTGGGGCGGGTTTGGTGCGGCTATACCTGCCCTCAGACCGTCTGGACCGATCTGTTCATACTTGTGGAGCGCTGGATCGAGGGTGACCGCAATGCGCGCGTCAAACTGCACCACGCGGGCTGGTCTGTCCGCAAAGCGCGTTTGCGCCTGACGAAATGGATCGTCTGGGCCCTGATCGGCTTGGGCACCGGTGGTGCTTGGGTGTTTTACTTTGCCGATGCACCGACGCTCTTCAGAGATTTGATTAATCTAGAGGCCGCGCCTGTTGCCTATGCCACCATCGCAATTCTCACCGCGACGACGTTCGTATTCGGTGGCTTCATGCGCGAGCAAGTCTGCATCTACATGTGCCCCTGGCCACGCATTCAGGGTGCGATGATGGACAACGACACGCTGACAGTTGGCTATCGCGACTGGCGCGGAGAACCACGCGGCAAAGCGCGCGATGCGAACGCAGGCGACTGTGTGGATTGCATGGCCTGTGTGAACGTGTGCCCTATGGGCATCGACATCCGCGACGGGCAGCAAATGGAGTGCATCACCTGCGCGCTTTGCATCGATGCCTGCGACGACGTGATGGACAAACTCGGGCGCGATCGTGGCTTGATCGACTATCTTGCGCTGTCTGACGCACCACGCGAAGAGGCGGGCGAGAAGCCAAAACCCATTTGGCACCATGTTTTGCGCCGCCGTACGGTTCTTTACACAGCGATTTGGTCGCTTGTCGGCTTTGCCATGGTCTATGCTCTCTTTATGCGGCCCGAGATCGAGATGACGGTTGCCCCCGTGCGCAACCCGACATTTGTGACCCTGTCTGATGGGTCTATCCGAAACGCATACGAATTGCGCTTGCGCAATAAACATGGGGCCGAACGCATGTTTGGTATTCATGTGAATGGCGACGCTATGTGGGTCTTGGGGCTTGAAGGGAGCCCATATAGCGCCGTCCCCGTGGCAGCGAACGAAACGCTTAAACTCCGCGTCTATGTCACCGCGCCAGTGGGCAGCGAGTCCGCGCAGGCGGCAGAAACGCCGCTGCGGTTCTGGGTCGATGATCTGGCCAATGGCGAGCGCGCATATAAGAACACGATTTTCAATGGGAGCGGATCATGA
- a CDS encoding FixH family protein yields the protein MKELKGWHVATFFGLGFGTIIAVNAALAVSAVRTFPGLEVKNSYVASQSFDANRSAQEALGWDVSAWIAEGQLKLSFKDNGVAVAPIIETATFGRATSVAMDQTPIFNFDGEVFIAPIEAGSGNWNLRITARSMDGTKFQQRIIVDAPDEAKS from the coding sequence ATGAAGGAACTAAAAGGCTGGCACGTCGCGACATTTTTCGGGTTGGGCTTTGGCACAATCATAGCCGTAAACGCAGCATTGGCCGTCAGCGCCGTGCGCACTTTCCCTGGGCTCGAGGTGAAAAATTCCTACGTCGCAAGCCAAAGCTTTGACGCGAACCGAAGTGCACAAGAGGCGCTGGGCTGGGATGTTTCGGCATGGATCGCCGAGGGGCAACTGAAGCTGTCCTTTAAAGACAACGGCGTGGCTGTCGCGCCGATCATTGAAACGGCAACCTTTGGGCGGGCGACATCGGTTGCAATGGACCAAACGCCCATTTTCAACTTTGACGGCGAGGTCTTTATCGCACCAATCGAAGCGGGCTCTGGCAATTGGAACCTGCGGATTACGGCTCGGTCCATGGATGGGACCAAGTTCCAACAACGGATTATCGTCGATGCTCCAGACGAGGCGAAGTCATGA
- a CDS encoding heavy metal translocating P-type ATPase: MTAACPACVAAPAAIEVALPKAAVQLSVPSVRCAACIGAIESHLAQVPGIQSARVNLSQKRVAVETDLPPAEIAKSLEQIGYEAFPLNAAALGSRGDASGQDLLMRMGVAGFAMMNVMLLSVAVWSGASGATRDLFHLISAGIALPAVLFSAQPFFQNAWRALKVGRLNMDVPISLAILLASGMSLYESLHGGHHAYFDAALSLTFFLLIGRYLEQRTRSAAHSAAKELSALEEHTAQRMLGGISEVVPIADLREGDTILVTTGARVPADGRLLTATAHTDRSFLTGESDPIAHDVGATLNAGEINLGAPFELCVDASGTNTRLHQITQLIETAENARNRYTSLADRAARIYAPGVHLLAALTFAGWVIASGDIRHALNVSIAVLIITCPCALGLAVPAVSTAAISRLYRLGFLVKSGTALERLAEVDSLVFDKTGTLTKPGFDLDLTRFSREELSVMKALSQASSHPLSKALSNFLGDITPAELTDLEEVKGAGVRAKFGGRPVTLGRASWLSQSGSGLILKIGEASRSLPYSESLTEGAIEAVEGTQALGLPSVVLSGDTPLKTRSIADRLGIDDWHAQVSPEEKSNLIAESSDQGQLSCMVGDGLNDTVALASAHASVAPGSALDAARSASDVVLLRGSLEKLPQLFRTARMAVRLSKQNFAIAALYNAIAIPIAVAGYATPLMAALAMSFSSITVIFNAARVGVQK; the protein is encoded by the coding sequence ATGACAGCCGCCTGTCCTGCTTGCGTTGCAGCGCCGGCTGCCATTGAGGTGGCTTTGCCAAAAGCTGCGGTTCAGCTTTCGGTGCCATCTGTGCGCTGCGCGGCTTGCATCGGGGCCATTGAATCTCATCTCGCGCAGGTTCCGGGTATTCAGTCCGCACGCGTGAACCTGTCGCAAAAGCGGGTTGCCGTCGAAACGGACCTCCCGCCAGCGGAAATCGCAAAATCACTCGAGCAGATCGGCTATGAGGCCTTTCCCCTAAATGCAGCTGCCCTTGGGAGCCGAGGCGACGCAAGCGGCCAAGACCTACTGATGCGCATGGGTGTTGCAGGCTTTGCCATGATGAATGTCATGCTGCTTTCCGTCGCCGTCTGGTCCGGCGCGAGTGGCGCAACGCGGGATCTGTTTCACCTTATCTCTGCGGGGATTGCTCTGCCCGCGGTGCTCTTTTCGGCACAACCCTTCTTTCAGAACGCATGGCGCGCATTAAAGGTCGGCCGCCTGAACATGGACGTTCCGATATCTCTCGCGATCCTGCTTGCGAGCGGAATGTCCTTGTACGAGAGCCTGCACGGCGGTCATCACGCCTATTTCGACGCGGCACTTTCGTTGACCTTCTTCCTTCTGATTGGACGGTATCTCGAACAGCGTACGCGGTCCGCTGCACATTCTGCCGCCAAGGAACTCTCGGCGCTTGAGGAACACACCGCTCAGCGCATGCTCGGTGGCATATCCGAGGTCGTACCCATCGCGGATCTGCGCGAAGGCGACACGATCTTGGTCACAACAGGCGCGCGCGTTCCCGCAGACGGACGGCTGTTGACGGCCACAGCACATACGGACCGGTCCTTTTTGACAGGCGAGAGCGATCCCATCGCGCATGATGTCGGAGCCACCCTAAACGCGGGCGAGATCAACCTCGGCGCGCCATTTGAACTCTGCGTCGACGCCTCAGGTACAAACACACGTCTGCACCAGATCACCCAGCTGATCGAAACCGCAGAAAACGCGCGCAATCGCTATACGTCTTTGGCCGACCGCGCCGCGCGCATCTATGCGCCGGGGGTGCACCTTCTGGCCGCGCTCACATTTGCAGGCTGGGTCATCGCGTCAGGTGACATTCGCCACGCGTTGAATGTCTCGATAGCGGTTCTGATCATCACCTGCCCCTGTGCTCTGGGACTGGCCGTGCCTGCGGTCTCGACCGCCGCCATCAGCCGCCTCTATCGACTGGGTTTCCTAGTGAAATCCGGCACCGCACTAGAGCGGCTTGCAGAGGTCGACAGCCTCGTTTTTGACAAAACTGGCACGCTGACCAAACCGGGGTTTGATCTGGATCTGACGCGTTTCTCTCGCGAAGAACTCAGCGTCATGAAAGCCCTGTCTCAGGCGTCGTCGCATCCTTTGTCCAAGGCACTCAGCAATTTCCTTGGGGACATCACCCCAGCCGAATTGACAGACCTCGAAGAGGTTAAAGGCGCGGGCGTGCGAGCCAAATTCGGCGGGCGCCCCGTTACCCTAGGCCGCGCCTCTTGGCTGTCGCAGTCAGGTAGTGGGCTGATTTTGAAAATTGGAGAAGCCAGCAGATCCCTTCCCTACAGCGAGAGCCTTACAGAGGGAGCCATTGAGGCCGTTGAAGGCACGCAAGCGCTGGGTTTGCCGTCAGTCGTTTTGTCTGGCGACACCCCTTTGAAAACACGCTCCATTGCAGATCGTTTGGGCATCGATGACTGGCACGCGCAGGTTTCACCAGAAGAGAAGAGCAATTTGATCGCTGAAAGCTCCGATCAGGGGCAATTGTCCTGCATGGTGGGCGATGGTTTAAACGACACAGTGGCTTTGGCCAGCGCCCATGCGTCGGTCGCGCCCGGATCGGCGCTTGATGCTGCGCGCTCTGCATCTGATGTGGTTTTGTTGAGAGGAAGTTTAGAAAAACTACCGCAACTCTTTAGAACTGCCCGCATGGCCGTACGCTTGTCCAAACAAAACTTTGCAATCGCAGCGCTCTATAACGCCATTGCAATCCCCATCGCGGTCGCCGGGTATGCGACCCCTCTGATGGCCGCGCTTGCGATGTCTTTTTCGTCCATCACCGTGATTTTCAACGCCGCCCGCGTAGGAGTACAAAAATGA
- the ccoS gene encoding cbb3-type cytochrome oxidase assembly protein CcoS yields MNVLAILIPVSLLLGGAGLVAFVWTLKSNQYDDPEGEAARVLLDG; encoded by the coding sequence ATGAATGTCCTTGCGATCTTAATTCCCGTTTCTCTTCTTCTAGGCGGCGCAGGCTTGGTCGCTTTTGTGTGGACGTTGAAGTCAAATCAATATGACGACCCCGAAGGCGAAGCCGCGCGAGTGCTTTTGGACGGATAG